TTTTTTGGGGAAATGTGCCTAATGGTGCCGGACTTTCGTCGTCTGCGGCCCTGGAAATGGTAACCGGAGTGGCGATTAATGATATATACGGATACGCTGAGGAGCGGGTTGAGCTGGTGAAAATGGGACAGATGGCCGAGCACGAGTTTGCCGGTGTTCATTGTGGAATTATGGATCAGTTTGCTTCCGGAATGGCTCATAAAGATCATGCTCTTTTTCTGAATTGCGATACGCTGGACTACGAGCAGGTTCCGGTTAAACTGGATGGAGTAAAGATTGTCATCGGCAACACCAATAGCCCGCACAAGCTCGATTCAGGTATGTACAACCAGCGCGTGGCAGAATGCAAGGCTGCCGTAGAAGCGATTCAACCTTTCAAATCCATTAAACAACTCGGAGAATTGTCCTGGGAAGATTTTCTCGGACTTCAGGATAAAATCGAAGACAAAACGGTTCGTAAACGTGCCCGCCACGTAGTTTCCGAAATCAAGCGTACCCGCGATGCGGTGGATGCACTTAAAGCCGGAGAGCTGGAAAAGTTCGGACAGTTGATGAACGGCTCGCACGACTCGCTCCGGGATGACTATGAAGTAACCGGCAACGAGTTGGATACTATGGTGGAAGAAGCCCGGAAAATTGATGGTGTGATTGGTTCCCGCATGACTGGCGGCGGATTTGGTGGTAGCACCGTTTCGCTGGTGAAAGATG
This Prolixibacter sp. NT017 DNA region includes the following protein-coding sequences:
- a CDS encoding galactokinase, whose product is MNIEELKQQFVNKYGEGEVSVYFSPGRVNLIGEHTDYNGGFVFPCALTFGTYCLIRKNDKKNFHFASLNVENEADITFDQLTEPVGNEWFNYPLGVIAQFVKKGKTPDIGADLLFWGNVPNGAGLSSSAALEMVTGVAINDIYGYAEERVELVKMGQMAEHEFAGVHCGIMDQFASGMAHKDHALFLNCDTLDYEQVPVKLDGVKIVIGNTNSPHKLDSGMYNQRVAECKAAVEAIQPFKSIKQLGELSWEDFLGLQDKIEDKTVRKRARHVVSEIKRTRDAVDALKAGELEKFGQLMNGSHDSLRDDYEVTGNELDTMVEEARKIDGVIGSRMTGGGFGGSTVSLVKDEAVDMFIEQVGRNYEARTGLKPEFYVAEVGEGSHKVC